From the Kitasatospora atroaurantiaca genome, the window CTCGTTCTTCCTGGTCTTCGCGCTGTACATCCAGTTCGGCCGGGGCCTGGACGCTCTGGAGGCCGGTGTGGTCTTCGTGGCGATCGGTGCCGGGTACCTGGTCACCTCGACCACCGCGCACAAGATCGCGGCCAAGCTCGGGCGCCAGGTGCTCGCGCTGGGCGGTCTGCTCTGCTCGGTCGGCCTGGTCCTGGTCGGCGTCGAGGTGCACCAGATCGGTGTCGGCGGCAGCGTCTGGTGGCTGGTCCCCGGCCTGGTGCTCGACGGTGCGGGCATGGGTATGGCGGTCGCGCCCCTGGCGGCCACCGTGCTCACCCGGATCAACCCGCAGTACGCGGGCGCCGCGTCCGGCGTCCTGTCCACCGCACTGCAGATCGGCAACGCCCTGGGCGTGGCGCTGATCGGCCTGATCTTCTACAACGCCCTCGACCTGTCGGCGGGTCCGGCCACCTACGCGCACGCCTTCCAGCTCAGCCTCTTCTACTCGATCGGGATCGGCGTGGTGCTCGCCGCCATCGTCCAGCTGCTGCCGCGAGGCAACACCGGTAAGTGAGAGGGGCGTCGGAGCGGCCGTACGGGTTCTCCGTGCGGCCGTTCCGGCTACCTGGACCGATCGTGGAGAGCCAGAACGGGGACGGCGACCGCCACATGAGTACCAGTTATATGAACGGCGTCGGCCGCCGGAGCGGCCACGCCCACATCCGCCGCCCGGTGGGCGAGCTGCTGCGGCACTGGCGCGAGCAGCGCCGGCTCACGCAAGGCGAACTCGCCATCCGGGCGGAGGTCTCCACCAGGCACCTCAGCTTCGTGGAGACCGGCCGCTCGGCCCCCAGCCGGGGCATGGTCCGCCGGCTGGCCGAGCACCTGGCCCTGCCGCCGCCGGAGTGGGACCGGCTGCTGCTGGCCGCCGGGTTCTCACCCGACCACCACCTGACACACCAGGCACCCAACGAGAGGAGACCCGCCATGGCCGGGTACAACGAGCTCGCCGACCGCTACGTCGCCCTGTGGAACGAGAAGGACCCGGATCTCGTCCGCGCCGCCGTCGCGGAACTGTGGACCGAGGACGGGGAGTACGTCAACGAGGTCGTGCACGTGCGCGGCCACCAGGCGATCGCCGAGCAGGTCGCCTTCGCCCAGCAGTACTACGCGGAGCGCGGCAGCTTCGCCTTCAGATCGTCGAACGACGCGGTGGGCCACCACCACACGGTGAAGTTCGGCTGGGTCCTGGTCTCCACCGAGAACGGCGAGGCCGCCTCGATCGGCTCCAACTTCTTCGTGCTCGCCGAGGACGGCCGGGTGGCCGGCTCGTACCAGTTCATAGACAAGCCCCCGGCGTTCTAGCGGGCACACGGAAGGGGGCCGGCCTCACCGAGACCGGCCCCCTTCCGTGTGCCCGCTAGCGCGTCACCGCTCCCGCATAGCGCCGCATCAGCCGGGTGAAGTCGGCGGAGATGGCCAGCGCCTCGTCGTGGATGAAGAAGTGCCCGCCCACGAATTCGCTGTTGCCCAGGTAGTCGGGCGTACGGCTGCGCCAGGAGGCCATCGCCGCGGACTCCACCAGCGGGTCCGTCTTGGCGCTGTACGTCACCACCGGGCAGGACACCGCGGCGGCGTCGTCCCGGTAACTCGCGCAGACCTGGAGGTCCGCCCGCATCACCGGGATCAGCATCGACAGCATCTCCTTGTCCTGGAGGATCTCCTCGGGCATCGATCCCAGGCTGCCCATCCACTCCAGGATCTCCGCCTGCGGCCGGTCGGCCTGCTCCGGCGGCACGGTGTGGAAGCCCTCCGGCGCCCAGGAGGCGACGCCCAGCAGCGAGGGGCCGCGCTCGCCCGCCCGCTCCAGGGCCACCGCCGTCCGGTAGGCCAGCTGGCCGCCCATGCAGTGGCCGAAGAAGGCGAACGGGCGGTCGTCCAGGTCGGCCGCGATCTGCTCGGCCATCATGTCGACCAGCGGCTCGATGTCGGTGAACGCCGCCTCCGTACGGCGCTCCTGACGGCCGGGCATCTGGATGCACTGGTAGGCGATGTCGCCCGGCAGCAGCGGCGGCCAGTCCCGGTACATCGAGGCGCCGCCGCCGGCGTAGTGGAACAGGAACAGCCGCAGCGGGGCCTCGGGGTCGGTCTCGGCGGGCTGGAGCCACTGGTTCATGGGGCACTCCTCATGGTGGGATTCAGGCGGACCGGCGCTCCGTCGCCCGCTGCTGCAGTTCCTCGCGCAGCACGCGGCGGAGCACCTTGCCGTTGGGGTTGCGGGGCAGGGCGTCGACGAAGTCGTAGCCCGTGGGGATCTTGAAGTCGGCGAGCCGGTCGCGCAGGAAGAGCAGCAGCTCGCGGGCGCGGACCCGCTGGTCCTGGTGCGGCACCACGAAGGCGTGCACCGCCTCGCCCCAGCGCTGGTGCGGGGCCCCGACCACCGCGGCCTCGGCCACGGCGGGGTGCTCGCGCAGGGCGTTCTCGACCTCGACCGGGTAGATGTTCTGGCCGGCCACGATGATCGTGTCGTTGATCCGGTCGAGCAGGAAGAGGTAGCCGTTCTCGTCCAGGAGGCCGGCGTCGCCCATCCGGATCCAGCCGTCGACCAGCGTCTCGCCGGTCTGTTCCGGCCGGTTCCAGTAGCCGAGGAAGCCGGCGGGCGTCCGGATGCAGACCTGGCCGGGGGTGCCGGGGGGAAGCGTCCGGCCCTCCTTGTCGGTGATCTTGACCTCGTTGCCGGGGCAGGCCAGGCCCGCCGAGCCCAGCAGCGGGCTGCCGGGGACGTGGTCGACCGGCGGCAGCACGGTCACGATGCTGCCGGTCTCGGTGCTGCAGTACAGCTGCGCGAACTCGCTGCCCACCCTGGTCAGCGCCCGCTCCAGCAGCTCGCGGCCGATCGGTGCGCCGCCGTACACGACCTTGCGCAGCGACCGGAAGGGCAGGTCGGCCGTGGTCTCGGCGAGCATCATCTCCAGCATCGCGGGGGCCACGAAGGTGGTGGTGATGCCGAGTTGCTCGACCAGCCGGACGGCGTCGGAGGCGATGAACTGCCGCATCACCACGTTGGTGGCGCCGACGTTGAAGCCGTGCATGAACCAGCCCATACCGGCCGCGCTGGCGCCGCTGAAGGCGATCAGGCTGATGTCGTCCGGCCGCCAGTCGATCCAGTCGTTCCCGGCCTTGGCGGTCTCCTCGATGTAGGTGAAGAAGGCCCGGTGCGCGATCACCGCGCCCTTGGGCAGGCCGGTGGTGCCGCTGGTGTAGATCTGCACCACCGCGTCGTCCGGGCCGGTCCCGGGGTCGAGGTCGGTGTCGGGGTGGCCGGCCTTCCAGGCGTGGAAGCCGGCGTACCGCTCCTCCGGCGTGTCGATCGCGACCACCGCGCGCAGGGTCGGCAGCTCCGGGCGGACGCGCTCGGCGACCGCCAGGAACTCCCGCTCCACGAAGAGCAGTTCGGCGGTCGAGTCGCGCAGGATGTGGTCGATCTCGGCCGCCGTCAGCCGCCAGTTCACACCGAGGACGACGGCGCCGCTCTTGGCGCAGCCGAGGGCGATGTCGAAGAAGTGCTCGGACTCCCGGCCCAGGTACGCCACCCGGGAGCCGCGCTCCAGGCCGGCCGCGCGCAGGGCGTGGGCGGTGCGGTTGCTCTCGCGGTGCAGCTCGGCGTAACTGAGCTGCCGGTCCTCGCAGATGACGGCCGGATGGTCGGCCCGGTGCACGGCGTGATGGGCGGATCTCGCGGCGAGGGTACGCAGACTGTGGTCGTTCATGGCATTCGCATCCGATGGGTCTCGGGTCCGGCCGCAAGCCGGACGTCGGAAGGCGGGTGCGCCTCCGGGACCGCGCGAGGGTTCGCGGTCCCGGAGGCGTTCACCGGACGGAGTACCGCGCGCTCAGGCGGCGGCCTGCTCCGGTGCGGGGGAGAGTTGCTGGTCGATGAACTCGGCGAGCAGCCCGGCGGAGGGGAAGTCGAAGGCGATCGTCGAGGGCAGCGGGACCCGGAAGGCCGTCTCCAGGCCGTTCTTGAGCTCCACCGCCATCAGCGAGTCCAGACCCAGCTGGCCGAAGGCCGTGTTGGAGTCCACCGTGTCCACGTCCTCGATGTGCAGCACATCGGCGACCCGGGCGCGGACGAACTCGTCCACGGCGGCGGCGCGTTCCTCGGCCGGCAGCAGGAGCAGCGCGTCCAGGTCGAGGCCGCGGACCGCGGCGCCGCCCTCGTGCAGCAGCTCCCGGTAGAGCGCGTTGTCCACCGGCTTGGACGCGGTGAAGGTGTCCCAGTCGCACTCGCCCGCCACCACCTGGGCCACCGGCGCGCCGAGCAGCTGGGCCAGCGCCCTGGTACCCCGGGAGGGGGTGAACAGCCGGACGCCCTCGTCCTCCCAGCGCCTGATCAGCTGATCGCTGAGCCGGGCCGACATGCCGACCTCGCCCCACGGGCCCCAGTTGATGCTCAGCCCGGGCAGCCCCTGGCGGGACCGGCGGATCATCAGGTCGTCCAGGAAGGCGTTGGCCGCCGCGTAGTTGCCCTGGGTCTGGGCGCCGATCACCGCGGCCGCCGAGGAGTACCCGACGAAGAACTCCAGCTCGGGGAGGTCCGCCGCGGCCTCGTGCAGCAGCCAGCTGCCGTACACCTTGGGCCGGAACACCTGGTCGATGTCCTCCCAGGTGAGGGCGGTCACCGGCTTGTCCGCGATGGTGCCCGCCGAGTGGACGATGCCGCCCACCGGAGGGTGCTGCCGCAGCTCGGCGAAGATCCTGGCGACGTCGGCCGGCTCGGCCACATCGCCCTGGAACACCGTCACCTCGGCGCGCTCGCGCAGCCGCTTCTCCAGGTGGACGACGTCCTCGGCGGCCGCCGAGCGACGCCCCACCAGGGCGATGTGCCTGGCCCCCAGGTCGACCAGCTTCTGCGCCGTCACCAGGCCCAGGGCGCCCAGGCCGCCGGTGATCAGGTAGGTGCGGTCGGGCCGGACGGTGACCTCGCGCGCCGCCGGGGCGTGCTGATCGGTGAAGCTCAGCACCAGCTTGCCGATGTTGGCGCCGCGGCTGAGGACCCCGAAGGCCTCCTCGACCTCGTCCAGGCTGTACACCGTGGCCGGGATCGCCGGGAGTTCACCGGCCTCGACCAGGGCCACGATCCGGCCCATGATCTCCTGGTTGACGGGGATCAGCTGCTCCTCGGGCAGCTCGCTGAGGTCGAAGTTGTGGTACGTCACGTCCGGGCGCTCGGCGCTGACCTGCTCCGGCGTCCAGGCGCCGACCTTGCCCAGCTCGATGAACCGGCCGCCCTGCCCGAGGGCGCGCATGCCCGCCGGGATGTAGTCCTTGTTGAGGCTGTTGAGGACGATGTCCACGCCGGCGCCACCGGTGATCCGCTCGATCTCCTCGGCGAAGTCCAGCGTGCGGGAGTTCATCAGGTGCTCCACGCCCTGCGACCGCAGCAGCGGCCACTTGTGCGGGCTGGCGGTGGCGAAGACCTCGGCCCCGGCCAGCTTGGCCAGCTGCACCGCGGCCTGGCCGACACCACCGGCGGCGGCGTGCACCAGCACCCGG encodes:
- a CDS encoding long-chain-fatty-acid--CoA ligase, coding for MNDHSLRTLAARSAHHAVHRADHPAVICEDRQLSYAELHRESNRTAHALRAAGLERGSRVAYLGRESEHFFDIALGCAKSGAVVLGVNWRLTAAEIDHILRDSTAELLFVEREFLAVAERVRPELPTLRAVVAIDTPEERYAGFHAWKAGHPDTDLDPGTGPDDAVVQIYTSGTTGLPKGAVIAHRAFFTYIEETAKAGNDWIDWRPDDISLIAFSGASAAGMGWFMHGFNVGATNVVMRQFIASDAVRLVEQLGITTTFVAPAMLEMMLAETTADLPFRSLRKVVYGGAPIGRELLERALTRVGSEFAQLYCSTETGSIVTVLPPVDHVPGSPLLGSAGLACPGNEVKITDKEGRTLPPGTPGQVCIRTPAGFLGYWNRPEQTGETLVDGWIRMGDAGLLDENGYLFLLDRINDTIIVAGQNIYPVEVENALREHPAVAEAAVVGAPHQRWGEAVHAFVVPHQDQRVRARELLLFLRDRLADFKIPTGYDFVDALPRNPNGKVLRRVLREELQQRATERRSA
- a CDS encoding thioesterase II family protein gives rise to the protein MNQWLQPAETDPEAPLRLFLFHYAGGGASMYRDWPPLLPGDIAYQCIQMPGRQERRTEAAFTDIEPLVDMMAEQIAADLDDRPFAFFGHCMGGQLAYRTAVALERAGERGPSLLGVASWAPEGFHTVPPEQADRPQAEILEWMGSLGSMPEEILQDKEMLSMLIPVMRADLQVCASYRDDAAAVSCPVVTYSAKTDPLVESAAMASWRSRTPDYLGNSEFVGGHFFIHDEALAISADFTRLMRRYAGAVTR
- a CDS encoding helix-turn-helix domain-containing protein; this translates as MSTSYMNGVGRRSGHAHIRRPVGELLRHWREQRRLTQGELAIRAEVSTRHLSFVETGRSAPSRGMVRRLAEHLALPPPEWDRLLLAAGFSPDHHLTHQAPNERRPAMAGYNELADRYVALWNEKDPDLVRAAVAELWTEDGEYVNEVVHVRGHQAIAEQVAFAQQYYAERGSFAFRSSNDAVGHHHTVKFGWVLVSTENGEAASIGSNFFVLAEDGRVAGSYQFIDKPPAF